In Burkholderia lata, the DNA window CACGGCATCGAACACCGTCGCGCCCGGCTCGAATTCGGGCTCCTGCGGCACATAGACGGTCACGAGTTCCTGCTGGCGCGTGACCAGCCCGTCGTCGGGCTTCGCGAGCCCGGCGACGATCTTCAGCAGCGACGACTTGCCCGCGCCGTTGCGGCCGATCAGGCCGACGCGCTCGCCGGCTTCCAGCGAGAAATCCGCGTGATCGAGCAACGCGACGTGACCGAACGCGAGCTGCGCGCCGGAAATGGAATAGAGCGACATGGGGAGACGGCGAAGAGAGAAATCGGAAGCGCCCATTGTACCGGTCGCGGGCGGCGTCACCGGTATGGCCGGATGGATAAGGCAGGCAAACGGGTTGGGAGACGGGCTGGAACGCGCGTTTGACGGCTGGCGGATGGCGTCCATCGAGCGCATCGGCGCGATGCGATGGCACACCATGTGCGCCCGGCTTCCGTTAGCGGACGCCGGCAGTGGGTTCTGGGTGAAAGGTCCAATGCCGACCGGATGCCGGCGGTCGGCCTCGACCATGCCGCGCCGGACGCCTCGAGCGCCCGTACGCGGCACATACGCTTACTTCACGTTGACGTTGATCGTCGAGCTCATTTCGGGGCCGTACGAGCGGTGCGCGCCGTCGCCGAACTGCAGCGTCAGCGTGTGCGGGCCGGGCGGCAGCTTGATTTCGGTTCCGGTCTGGGCCTTGCCGAAGTGCAGCGAACGCTCGCTCGCGGGGATCACGTCGCCCTTCGGAATCGGCCGGCCGTCGATCAGCAGGTGATGATGGCCGGTATTCGGCGTCATGTCGCCGGCGGGCCGAAGCTCCATCCCTTCGAGCCCGAACTTCACGAGCACCGGGTTCGACACCGTCGCGCCATCGCTCGGCGCTTCGAAATACACGCGCGCCTCGGCCCGCGCCATCGTCGACACGGCCATCGCCGCCACACATACCGCACCTGCGATCCACTTTCTGTTCAGCATCGCATTCTCCTTATGATTGGACAGCCTCGGAAGCATACACCGCACGCACGGCAGTCGTGTTTCAGTTGCGTTGTTCGCGATGCGTACGTTTAAAACGACGTTGCGGAGCCGTTCGGCGAAATTCCGGTACCATTGCGCCTTTCGTCCGCCGGCCAGGCCGCGGACGGCATCACCGGATTTCCATTTTCCCGAGCGCTACATGAGCGAAGTAACCGAATACCAGAGCTGGGTCTGCCTGATTTGCGGGTGGGTCTACAACGAAGCGGAAGGGCTGCCCGACGAAGGCCTCGCGCCCGGCACCCGTTTCGCCGATATCCCCGCCGACTGGCGCTGCCCGCTGTGCGATGTGGGCAAGGAAGACTTTGTTGTCGTCGATTTCTGATTCGCCGACTCCCTGATTTCTGATCTCGGCTGATTGCGCGATCGCGCGCGTCGGCGTGCATTCCGCCCCGCCGACGCGCCGCGCGTTTGCTATACTCTGCGCGCTGTCCACACCGCCGTCCGGTTCGCGTTTTTTGCGTTTCACCCGGACATGGCTCTCCCCGTAGTTCAATGGATAGAACAAGCGCCTCCTAAGCGCTAGATACAGGTTCGATTCCTGTCGGGGGGACCAGCTAAGTTCCCAACTCTTCCCAAGTTTGCCCGGTACGAGCAGCCTAACTTGGGGGCATTTTTTGGGACATGCCTCCATACCCACGAACTTGATGCTCCCGCGCGATGCCGAAGCGCGCTACCCCGCTGACCGAAATGCAGATCCGCAAGGCCAAACCGACCGAGAAACCTTATCGCCTGGCTGACGGAAAAGGCTTGTATCTCGAGGTCATGCCGAACGGGTCGCACAACCGGCGGATGAAGTACGGCTTCGACGGCAAAGAGAAGCGTGCTGGCGCAGCAGTCATCCCAATCAATGTCGAGCGATGACTGCGTCGGTACGGACAATTTATTCGCGCTCTAAAAGGCAACGGTCTTTCAATTTGACGGAGCCTTTGTGCATCGCCACGGATACCGAAAAGATAGCCATCCAACTGATCGAGCGCGGAGACGGTTGCTATATTTTGAGATTTTGAAGGTACCGAGATGCCCGAGGAGAGGCAGCGAGCCCAGCTTTTAGCCTATTTAGCTGGGTGAAATCGAAGTCCGGTGGCTTCGGCACCCATATGCCAGACGTAACATTCCTCTCGACGTCTGCGACGAACAACGCCTGCGCGTACTTGTAAAAAGCGAAGCTGCTATGAGTGATGAACGGATGCTCACCTGCCTGGAACACACAAGTCGCATCGTATGATGTCGCTACTGGCACGCTTGAAAAGCCGACAACACAAACGCATTTTTGCGCTCCCATCGACGGAAACGCAATCGGATCATTAAGAATGGCGAAGAGGTGTGAGTAAGTCCCGGGGCCGGACGGCGCCAAAAATGCCGCCCCCGCATGAGCGGCCCAGGTCGGGACAGTGCTCACGCGTGGCTAAACGCAGCTCGGATGTGATCAGCTTCTTCCAGACGAGCTAGTAGCTCCTTGATTGCGACTTGATCGTAACCAAGGGCCTTAAACAGGCGCTCGTACGTCACTTCAGACGGAACCCCACGGCCGTCCGTCCACTCGCGACATTTCGAATGAATGTAGTCTGCGAGCGCCCAATGAGTCATTCCTCCGAACTCATCCCAGACCGCATCCAAGACCGCTATGTCAGCATCGCTGAGTTGCGTCGAATGGTCGAAGTACGCTTCCGGCTCTTCTGCAAATATCGGCACGCGAACTCTTAACTCGTGGTTCGCCAAATTCTCTATCCGATCTTCCCAGCCCGGGACGTCGCCGGCAAGCCTCTGATACGTGCCGTACAAGACCGGGCTCTTCTCAAAAACAAGGAGCTGATCGCCTGTCAGCGGCTCACCATAGCGGGCAAAGGACTCGCGCTCCGCCAGATAGAGTAAGCGGTTCAATTTGGCCCCATTTACCGGCGCGCGAGCACGAACGAGCAGATACATCGCTGCATCTGCCGCCTTCCTTTCGTCGTATAAGTGCTCGAACATGATATGTCCCCGGACGTGCCATTGACGGCGGAGTCGGTCTGCCAATCGGTTGGAAACTACGGAAACTTGACAAACCTCGAATTTTGCAACCGCAAAACACACCTCGACTGTATCTCGGAGCGTCCCGCACTGTCTATACGCAGATATCGGAATACAGTGACTGAATTTTAGTGTCGCAATTCCACCACTACCGAAAAGAGAGCAAGTTTTGCACCATTCCCCAATCGGCGGCCCTCAGAGCGTTGCGCCCTTTGCGAAAGGCAGAAAGGGCGCTCGATCCGTTGCATCCGCGAAACGCCTACTTGCCAAAATAAATCAGTGACAGAATACCTGTCCACCCCTGATCAGCGCTGCGTACCCCACTCGAGGTGTCTAGACAGTGCCAGCGATCGGTCGTTCAATATTGAAGCGTGGAGACAAGAATGAGCGAAGAGAATCTCGACCCAGTGGGAACCAAAGCGCTTGCCGAAGCCGCCAAGATCGTCACCGAAAAGACTGTGACCGGCATTGGCGCCTTTCTAAACAAGGTTTGCATGCCGGCAGCCGAGGAATTTGGACTCCTGCTCCAAGACAGAGTCCGAAGCTGGCGTGCGTCCAATGCAGTGGCCATTCTCGAGAGGAGCCGAGCCCACCTCGAGCGGAATGAACAAGCCGGCGAGATTCATGTACATCCCCGCATCGCAGGTAAGATCATCGACAAAAGCTCGTGGGTAGACGCTGAGAACCTGCAGGAGATGTGGTCGGGACTTTTCGTGAGTTCGTGCTCCCCCACTGGCACAGATGACAGCAACCTTATTTTCATCACACTGCTTGATCAATTGACGGCAAGCGAAGCAACGCTGATCGAATTTCTCTGTAAGGACACTCGGATATGCACGTCCGAACATCGCTTGGTACTTGCCGAAACTCAAGTAATTGTTCCGCTCGAAGGTCTGCGCAAAGTCACGAGCATCGATAGCGCCAGCGAGCTTGACATAGCGATCGACCATCTTCGTGAGGTTGGCCTTCTTCAAATGGAAAGTGGATTTAATCTGAATAGCAGTCCAACCCCAGTCGCGATCCTCACGCCCAGTGCACTCGGCCTAAATCTCTTTGCTCGGACTCAAGGATGGACGAGCGACCCATACGATTTTTACGAAAAAGGTTCGCCTGTAGGTGTTCGCGAGATCGCGCCCGTAGCACCGAACACTTCACACCCAAGTGGGTATCACGACGCGTTCTAACTCTAGTCACCTCGATACCAAACCAACCATGCGCCTCTACTATCTCACTGCGCAGCGATGGGCAGAGAAGATCCTGCAAGAACAGCGGTTTAAACTGTCAACTATCCATGAAGCTAACGACCCTTTCGAGCTTCTTGGCGCGTCGATAGGTGCAGCAAAGGCACGCCGCGCCTATAAGGCCCTACATGCACATTGGGCTCAATCCATCGGCATGCTCTGCACCACCAAATCATGGGATAACCCAGTCATGTGGGCGCACTACGGCGATCGCCATCGCGGAATTTGCCTAGGTTTTGATGTAGTGGACGCTGAGATACATCAAGTCCAATACGAGGCCAACAAACTTACGGGCCTACTCGAACACATAGAAAGCGGCTCGCACTTGCTCGAAGAGCAATTTAGGGCAATCCTGACAACCAAATTCAAAGACTGGGAGTACGAACGAGAATGGCGCATCTTTGCCAGCCTGAAAAATCGGGAAGCCCAGAGTGGTCTTTACTACTTGAACTTTGCCCCGCACTTCATGCTTCGAGAAGTGATTCTCGGAGCTCGATGCCCTGCAACGCCTGAGGAACTTGCGGGCCATGTGAAATCGGGCAGCGCATGCGTCGAGATCTTCAAAGCGCGACCAGCCTTTCAGAGCTTCAGAATAGTTCGTCAGAAGCAGATCCCTATCATAACGGTCACATCACAAACGACACCTTCGGAACGCACCGTATAAGCACCCAGATAGTCAGTCTCTCCGGAAAATGTGATCAACCATGAGCTCCATCTCCCCTAAGGAACCGCGAAGTGAACATCTACTTCGACAACAATACCTTGACCAATTTGGCTCAAGCCGGTATCGACCCTGTCGCCGCGCTAGCGCATAGCGAGTTCAGTCTAGCGGTTACGCCGGACCTCGCCACCGAGTATCAGCAGGGTGTCGACAGTGACAACACAACAGCGGCTGAGAAGGATCTGTGTCGGCGCCTTCTCGCCGCTGCGCCCGAGCGCGGCATCTTCGGTTTTGCTGGCCCTGACGGATCGAGTGGAGGTTACTCTGGTTTCGACCACGGCTATTGGGCAGATGAAGGCACGATCGGAACTCTACAGTCAGTCAAAGTCACCGAACGTCCCGGCAAAGCAATCCCGAAGAATCGCACGGATGCGTTCCTCGTCGCTCTAGCTGCTGATGCAGTAGTCGTTACGAACGATACCGGCAAGCACTTTCGGCTCGCACGGAAAAGCGGCCATCACGTCTACTCATGGGCAGAACT includes these proteins:
- a CDS encoding DUF4399 domain-containing protein gives rise to the protein MLNRKWIAGAVCVAAMAVSTMARAEARVYFEAPSDGATVSNPVLVKFGLEGMELRPAGDMTPNTGHHHLLIDGRPIPKGDVIPASERSLHFGKAQTGTEIKLPPGPHTLTLQFGDGAHRSYGPEMSSTINVNVK
- a CDS encoding rubredoxin — translated: MSEVTEYQSWVCLICGWVYNEAEGLPDEGLAPGTRFADIPADWRCPLCDVGKEDFVVVDF
- a CDS encoding Arm DNA-binding domain-containing protein, which produces MPKRATPLTEMQIRKAKPTEKPYRLADGKGLYLEVMPNGSHNRRMKYGFDGKEKRAGAAVIPINVER
- a CDS encoding Panacea domain-containing protein — encoded protein: MFEHLYDERKAADAAMYLLVRARAPVNGAKLNRLLYLAERESFARYGEPLTGDQLLVFEKSPVLYGTYQRLAGDVPGWEDRIENLANHELRVRVPIFAEEPEAYFDHSTQLSDADIAVLDAVWDEFGGMTHWALADYIHSKCREWTDGRGVPSEVTYERLFKALGYDQVAIKELLARLEEADHIRAAFSHA
- a CDS encoding Abi-alpha family protein; the protein is MSEENLDPVGTKALAEAAKIVTEKTVTGIGAFLNKVCMPAAEEFGLLLQDRVRSWRASNAVAILERSRAHLERNEQAGEIHVHPRIAGKIIDKSSWVDAENLQEMWSGLFVSSCSPTGTDDSNLIFITLLDQLTASEATLIEFLCKDTRICTSEHRLVLAETQVIVPLEGLRKVTSIDSASELDIAIDHLREVGLLQMESGFNLNSSPTPVAILTPSALGLNLFARTQGWTSDPYDFYEKGSPVGVREIAPVAPNTSHPSGYHDAF
- a CDS encoding DUF2971 domain-containing protein — its product is MRLYYLTAQRWAEKILQEQRFKLSTIHEANDPFELLGASIGAAKARRAYKALHAHWAQSIGMLCTTKSWDNPVMWAHYGDRHRGICLGFDVVDAEIHQVQYEANKLTGLLEHIESGSHLLEEQFRAILTTKFKDWEYEREWRIFASLKNREAQSGLYYLNFAPHFMLREVILGARCPATPEELAGHVKSGSACVEIFKARPAFQSFRIVRQKQIPIITVTSQTTPSERTV